The Glycine soja cultivar W05 chromosome 8, ASM419377v2, whole genome shotgun sequence genome has a window encoding:
- the LOC114422735 gene encoding receptor-like protein kinase FERONIA has protein sequence MEKTCTGFALGAILLHLLLLSLPNLSIAEVTIYSPDEIFSIDCGSSINSSTPDGRNWIGDSNTKLLHDSQNTVAAPALTPSTQQGPYTYARLSHSQFTYSFPVSTGPKFLRLFFRSTSYQNFDPPKAYFSVKSGPYTLLKDFNASLNADADDEPGEYLFREYCIHLEDGKRLNITFIPTTIDSYAFINGIEIVSMPSYLYYTNPDVVDSAGLPQLVGLTNPIPIENNYALETKYRLRVGDAEIPASQDTGMLRSWDVDKKYVTSQSVLSLDIDTITKLRFTKTTPNYTAPDQVYRSLRNMGPDSSKNLRFNLTWQLPIDSGFTYLLRLHFCELDPGVNKPGDLSFYIFVHDQLVEDWADVLGWSDEQKGVPVVRQYAVFIQGNQHQRAYLSLKMHPNPTSLAKDAKLNGIELFKINDSTGNLAGPNPDPLRAQTPEVPHHSSEKKSNGTTRTLFAAIAGAVSGVVLLSLIVVFFLVKRKKNVAVDDKKEGTSRGSGSSSLPTNLCRYFSIAEVRAATNNFDKLFMVGAGGFGNVYKGYIDDGATCVAIKRLKPGSQQGKQEFVNEIEMLSQLRHLNLVSLVGYCNESNEMILVYEFIDRGTLREHIYGTDNPSLSWKHRLQICIGASRGLHYLHTGAKHMIIHRDVKSTNILLDEKWVAKVSDFGLSRIGPIGSSMTHVSTQVKGSIGYLDPEYYKRQRLTEKSDVYSFGVVLLEVLSGRQPLLRTVEKQQVSLVDWAKHLYHKGSLGAIVDAKLKGQIAPQCLHRFGEVALSCLLEDGTQRPSMNDVVGVLEFVLQLQDSAVNGVVPLVVSGEDYEDSEDMFSSTHSSMQLSDHSNSTGLNTTSYGSKESDRLMIVPKNVFSEINDPKGR, from the coding sequence ATGGAAAAAACTTGCACTGGATTTGCTTTAGGAGCTATCCTCCTCCACCTGCTGTTGTTGTCCCTCCCTAACCTTTCCATAGCAGAGGTTACTATTTATAGTCCCGATGAGATCTTCAGCATCGATTGTGGCTCATCCATCAATTCGTCCACACCGGACGGTCGGAACTGGATTGGAGACAGCAACACCAAACTCCTTCATGATAGCCAGAACACAGTTGCAGCTCCTGCGCTAACACCATCTACACAACAGGGCCCTTACACCTATGCTCGTCTCTCTCACTCCCAATTCACTTACTCCTTCCCTGTCTCCACCGGCCCAAAGTTCCTTCGCCTCTTCTTCCGCTCAACTTCATACCAAAACTTTGATCCCCCCAAAGCCTATTTTTCAGTCAAATCTGGCCCATACACCCTCCTTAAAGATTTCAATGCTTCCCTCAATGCTGATGCTGACGACGAGCCTGGCGAATACTTGTTCAGAGAGTATTGCATCCACCTTGAAGATGGTAAGAGGCTCAACATAACCTTCATACCGACAACCATAGATTCGTACGCTTTCATCAATGGAATCGAGATTGTTTCAATGCCCTCCTATCTCTACTACACCAATCCTGATGTCGTCGACAGCGCTGGATTGCCTCAACTCGTTGGCCTCACGAACCCAATTCCCATTGAAAACAACTATGCTTTGGAGACGAAGTATCGGTTAAGAGTTGGAGACGCAGAAATCCCTGCCTCACAGGACACTGGTATGCTCAGAAGCTGGGATGtggataaaaaatatgtaactaGTCAAAGTGTACTATCTCTAGATATTGACACTATAACTAAGCTGAGATTCACGAAGACTACTCCTAACTATACGGCACCAGACCAAGTGTATCGATCCTTAAGGAATATGGGACCTGATAGCTCTAAGAACTTGAGGTTCAACCTCACATGGCAGCTTCCCATTGATTCTGGCTTCACCTACTTGCTAAGGTTACACTTTTGCGAGCTTGACCCGGGGGTTAACAAGCCTGGTGACCTGAGCTTCTACATCTTCGTTCATGATCAGTTGGTTGAAGACTGGGCAGATGTTCTCGGTTGGAGCGATGAACAGAAGGGTGTCCCAGTGGTTAGACAGTATGCAGTTTTCATTCAAGGGAATCAGCATCAAAGGGCATATCTTTCACTCAAAATGCATCCTAACCCTACAAGCTTGGCCAAGGACGCAAAACTAAATGgaattgaacttttcaaaatCAACGACTCAACAGGTAATCTCGCCGGACCAAACCCAGACCCTCTTCGTGCACAAACCCCCGAGGTTCCCCATCATAGCTCAGAGAAGAAAAGCAACGGCACCACGAGAACCCTATTTGCCGCCATCGCAGGTGCAGTTTCCGGAGTTGTTTTGCTCTCCCTTATTGTCGTTTTCTTCCTCGTCAAACGCAAGAAGAACGTCGCCGTTGACGACAAAAAAGAAGGAACTTCTCGCGGAAGTGGCTCATCATCGCTACCAACCAACCTCTGCCGTTATTTCTCAATTGCAGAAGTAAGAGCTGCCACCAACAACTTCGACAAACTCTTCATGGTTGGAGCGGGAGGCTTCGGCAACGTGTACAAAGGCTACATCGACGACGGTGCAACATGTGTCGCAATCAAAAGGCTCAAACCCGGTTCTCAGCAAGGTAAACAGGAGTTCGTGAACGAGATCGAAATGCTGTCTCAACTTCGCCATCTCAATCTTGTTTCCCTCGTCGGTTACTGCAACGAGAGCAATGAGATGATACTCGTTTACGAATTCATAGATCGTGGAACCCTCCGTGAGCATATCTACGGCACCGATAACCCTTCTCTTTCATGGAAGCACAGGCTTCAGATATGCATAGGTGCTTCACGAGGACTGCATTATCTGCATACAGGTGCGAAGCACATGATCATTCACCGTGACGTCAAGAGCACCAACATCTTGTTGGATGAAAAATGGGTAGCCAAGGTTTCAGACTTCGGGTTATCCCGAATCGGGCCCATTGGTTCTTCAATGACTCATGTAAGCACTCAGGTGAAAGGTAGCATTGGATATTTAGACCCAGAATATTACAAACGACAGCGTTTGACTGAGAAATCAGATGTATACTCCTTTGGGGTGGTGCTCTTGGAGGTATTGTCTGGGAGGCAGCCTTTGCTCCGTACGGTGGAGAAGCAACAGGTGTCACTGGTTGATTGGGCTAAGCATCTCTATCACAAGGGTTCTCTGGGTGCGATTGTGGATGCAAAACTGAAGGGCCAGATAGCACCTCAGTGTTTGCATAGGTTTGGTGAGGTTGCTTTGAGCTGTTTGCTTGAGGATGGGACCCAGCGACCTTCGATGAACGATGTCGTTGGGGTGTTGGAGTTTGTACTGCAGCTTCAGGATAGTGCTGTTAATGGAGTGGTGCCTTTGGTTGTGAGTGGTGAGGATTATGAAGACAGTGAGGACATGTTTAGCAGTACCCACAGTAGTATGCAACTTTCGGATCATAGTAACAGCACTGGATTGAACACCACAAGCTATGGGAGTAAGGAATCTGACAGGTTGATGATCGTCCCGAAGAATGTTTTCTCTGAGATTAATGATCCCAAGGGACGATGA
- the LOC114424209 gene encoding uncharacterized protein LOC114424209 yields MKKRGSGRRFLMWVMVIWLHAHLSIAAELSKSNDTDTASESSVCDGSVEDCLNNVHRLDSELLPTISSSHFRRILAGGANKVVFDTLKSAAFLCTTINGYRRCGARVPPGGIPNRCANKGSFLRNCHKIDR; encoded by the coding sequence ATGAAGAAGCGAGGATCAGGCAGGCGTTTCCTGATGTGGGTTATGGTGATTTGGCTCCACGCACATCTCAGCATTGCAGCTGAACTGTCCAAGTCCAATGACACGGACACTGCTTCTGAGAGTTCTGTGTGCGATGGCTCCGTAGAAGACTGCCTCAACAACGTCCACCGCTTGGACTCAGAGCTTCTTCCCACCATCTCCAGCTCCCACTTCCGCAGAATCCTCGCTGGAGGAGCCAATAAAGTCGTTTTTGATACACTCAAATCTGCAGCCTTCTTGTGTACGACTATCAATGGTTATCGTCGGTGTGGGGCCAGAGTTCCTCCCGGTGGTATACCCAACCGATGTGCTAATAAAGGTAGCTTTTTAAGGAATTGCCATAAGATTGATAGGTAG